One Roseomonas sp. OT10 DNA window includes the following coding sequences:
- a CDS encoding extracellular solute-binding protein: MGQHVSRRTILAASGAALAVPLSAPWVARPAHAAPREIRFWHAMAGVNGERLEELTRRFNASQAEYNVVPVFKGTYDELINGTVAAYRTRTQPQLVQIYERGFMTMLLSNAIMPVQELMAAQKQAVDWGDFIKPIAGYYTYKGQLQAMPFNSSTPILYFNKAHFAKAGIERPAETWQGLEEQLRRVKAAGGPGSIMADDYHWSWFENYSAINDLSYATRSNGFEGLDTEFVYNRTGLVSQVGRMKRWLDDGLLQIAGQGVAPTAVFTAGRSATFMASTAAHSAMMAANDLDWSAVPLPWEEGREARNSVIGGAVLWVLKGHAEPDYAGTAAFLAYLAKPETQVWWHKATGYVPATNAAYAMAKQEGWYSQRPTQEIAVQQLSRGTPTANSLGFRFGNFTQTMLAQREEAERAFGGQKPPQQAMDDAVSRGNDILRRFERLNAGRY; encoded by the coding sequence ATGGGCCAGCACGTCTCTCGTCGCACGATCCTGGCGGCCTCCGGCGCCGCCCTGGCCGTCCCGCTATCCGCCCCCTGGGTGGCGCGCCCCGCCCATGCGGCGCCGCGCGAGATCCGCTTCTGGCACGCCATGGCCGGGGTGAACGGCGAGCGGCTGGAGGAGCTGACACGCCGCTTCAACGCCTCCCAGGCGGAGTACAACGTCGTGCCCGTCTTCAAGGGCACCTATGACGAGCTGATCAACGGCACCGTCGCCGCCTACCGCACCCGCACCCAGCCGCAGCTCGTGCAGATCTACGAGCGCGGCTTCATGACCATGCTGCTCTCCAATGCCATCATGCCCGTGCAGGAGCTGATGGCGGCGCAGAAGCAGGCGGTGGACTGGGGCGACTTCATCAAGCCGATCGCCGGCTACTACACCTACAAGGGCCAGCTCCAGGCGATGCCCTTCAACTCCTCCACGCCGATCCTGTACTTCAACAAGGCGCATTTCGCGAAGGCGGGGATCGAGCGGCCGGCCGAGACCTGGCAGGGGCTGGAGGAGCAGCTGCGCCGCGTCAAGGCGGCCGGCGGCCCGGGCAGCATCATGGCCGACGACTACCACTGGAGCTGGTTCGAGAACTACAGCGCCATCAACGACCTCTCCTACGCCACCCGCAGCAACGGCTTCGAGGGGCTGGACACGGAGTTCGTGTACAACCGCACCGGGCTGGTGAGCCAGGTCGGACGGATGAAGCGCTGGCTGGATGACGGCCTCCTCCAGATCGCCGGCCAGGGCGTGGCGCCCACCGCCGTCTTCACCGCCGGCCGCTCCGCCACCTTCATGGCCTCCACCGCCGCGCATTCGGCGATGATGGCGGCGAACGACCTGGACTGGAGCGCGGTGCCGCTGCCCTGGGAGGAGGGGCGCGAGGCGCGCAACAGCGTCATCGGCGGCGCCGTCCTCTGGGTGCTGAAGGGCCATGCCGAGCCCGACTATGCCGGCACCGCCGCCTTCCTCGCCTACCTGGCGAAGCCCGAGACGCAGGTCTGGTGGCACAAGGCGACCGGCTACGTCCCCGCCACCAACGCCGCCTATGCGATGGCGAAGCAGGAGGGCTGGTACAGCCAGCGCCCGACGCAGGAGATCGCCGTGCAGCAGCTCAGCCGCGGCACGCCCACGGCGAACTCGCTGGGCTTCCGCTTCGGCAACTTCACCCAGACCATGCTGGCCCAGCGCGAGGAGGCGGAGCGCGCCTTCGGCGGCCAGAAGCCGCCGCAGCAGGCGATGGACGACGCCGTCAGCCGCGGCAACGACATCCTGCGGCGCTTCGAGCGGCTGAACGCCGGCCGCTACTGA